In Nitrospirota bacterium, one genomic interval encodes:
- a CDS encoding UpxY family transcription antiterminator — translation MNEINQINQINQTNHTNDLHWFALRTKSRHEKIVRDQLANQGLEPLLPTVKRLSQWKDRKKEIEVPLFSGYCFVRFVLEHKLPVLKTVGVVDIVGSGHCPEAIPDEEIAAIKTLMSTVLPYDPHPYLHEGMQVEVVRGPLQGVRGILLRKDKRHRLVLGVRLIQQAAAVEIDVNDIAPA, via the coding sequence ATGAACGAGATCAACCAGATCAATCAGATCAACCAAACAAACCACACCAACGATCTTCACTGGTTTGCATTACGGACAAAGTCGCGTCACGAGAAGATCGTGCGCGATCAATTGGCCAATCAGGGCCTTGAGCCGTTATTGCCGACGGTGAAGCGTCTCAGTCAATGGAAGGATCGAAAGAAAGAAATTGAAGTCCCTCTCTTTTCGGGCTATTGCTTCGTCCGTTTTGTATTGGAGCACAAACTACCGGTGCTCAAGACTGTCGGAGTCGTCGACATTGTCGGCAGCGGCCATTGTCCGGAGGCGATACCGGACGAGGAAATTGCGGCGATCAAGACCCTGATGAGCACGGTGTTGCCTTACGATCCGCATCCCTATCTACACGAAGGCATGCAGGTGGAAGTGGTCCGGGGACCGCTCCAAGGCGTGCGTGGGATTCTCTTGCGCAAAGACAAGCGCCACCGCTTGGTGTTGGGCGTGCGGCTCATTCAACAAGCCGCAGCCGTGGAGATCGATGTGAATGATATAGCGCCGGCATGA
- a CDS encoding four helix bundle protein, translating into MKITRFEDLDCWKEARQLTRLVYDAIHQNSRWQKDIRLCSQIQSAAGSVMANIAEGFVRRSSKEFTQFLFIAMSSTAEVQSHMYIAVDQGYVSKDTFESIYEQANKTARITSGLIKYLRTKQTK; encoded by the coding sequence ATGAAGATCACTCGTTTTGAAGATCTAGACTGCTGGAAGGAAGCGAGGCAATTGACGAGGCTGGTTTATGATGCGATCCATCAGAACTCTAGATGGCAAAAGGATATTCGGCTTTGTAGTCAAATCCAGAGTGCAGCGGGATCTGTGATGGCAAACATAGCTGAAGGATTTGTTCGTCGGTCGAGCAAGGAGTTTACACAGTTCTTGTTCATCGCTATGTCTTCCACAGCTGAGGTACAGAGTCACATGTACATTGCAGTGGATCAAGGCTACGTGTCTAAAGACACATTTGAGTCGATCTACGAGCAAGCCAACAAGACAGCGAGAATAACGTCCGGTCTCATTAAATACCTCCGCACCAAACAAACCAAATGA
- a CDS encoding winged helix-turn-helix transcriptional regulator: MDLQDQRDLLLLSELDRDGGATQRTLALKLGVALGLTNLYLKRLARQGSIKVTAIPRNRTRYVLTPQGLAEKSRLTNQYMQYSLSYHREMRGRLKQMLTCLDGTNGQRVAIYGTNELAELAYLSLREMNIDCVGFIDGNARTSFLSCPVYSLEGIADWQFDRVLIADLEHAAACEEQLVQSGVPREHVLRLALPE; encoded by the coding sequence ATGGATTTACAAGATCAGCGAGATCTTCTCCTCCTCAGCGAGCTCGATCGGGATGGTGGGGCCACTCAGCGTACCCTCGCCCTCAAACTTGGTGTCGCGCTCGGTCTGACCAATCTCTATCTCAAGCGTCTAGCCCGACAGGGCTCCATCAAGGTCACAGCTATCCCGCGCAATAGAACCCGTTATGTACTGACCCCCCAGGGATTGGCTGAAAAATCGCGCCTCACCAATCAGTACATGCAGTATTCGCTGTCATACCACCGCGAGATGCGTGGGCGGTTGAAACAAATGTTGACGTGCCTCGATGGGACAAACGGGCAACGGGTGGCGATTTATGGCACAAACGAACTGGCAGAATTGGCCTATCTCTCGCTCAGGGAAATGAACATCGACTGCGTGGGATTCATCGATGGAAACGCGCGCACGTCGTTCCTCTCGTGCCCCGTGTATTCGCTGGAAGGCATTGCCGACTGGCAGTTTGATCGAGTGTTGATTGCCGATCTTGAGCACGCCGCGGCCTGCGAAGAACAGTTGGTCCAGTCGGGAGTGCCACGGGAACATGTGCTGCGACTCGCCTTGCCTGAATAA
- the rfaQ gene encoding putative lipopolysaccharide heptosyltransferase III, with protein MKNVLIIKLRYIGDVLLATPTVRAIKSARPDVRVTMMVNRGTEEVLSGNPDLDEVMVLDKGSLAAQSRLIAGLRARQFDTVIDLTDGDRSAFLTRISGAPVRIGFNDEHRWRGRYYTEVIQPVSGVRHRIDRDLEALKPLSIEAESKDPQLWLTRDEKKSADQLLDQLGIQRSQSMVIVQPGARYWFKAWPPERFAELADYLTSQCGSQVLIGGSEQDIDLARQIQGMAKTPPIIMAGGTTIKQFAAIAKQSVLFVGSDSGAMHMASAVGTPVVALFGPSNPREWGPRGGPVEVLYKEIDCRSCFHPTCTRGEENCMKLISVPEVVAAAERLLHAGKLAAGVKAEG; from the coding sequence ATGAAGAACGTCCTTATCATCAAGCTCCGCTATATCGGTGACGTGCTGTTGGCGACACCGACCGTTCGAGCCATCAAATCGGCACGGCCGGATGTCCGGGTGACGATGATGGTGAATCGGGGGACGGAAGAGGTCTTGTCGGGCAACCCGGACTTGGATGAGGTCATGGTCCTTGATAAAGGGTCTCTAGCGGCACAATCGAGGCTGATCGCCGGACTGCGCGCCCGTCAATTCGACACCGTGATTGATTTGACCGATGGAGATCGGTCTGCGTTTCTGACCCGGATCAGCGGAGCGCCGGTTCGGATCGGATTCAACGACGAACATCGTTGGCGGGGGAGATATTACACAGAGGTGATTCAGCCCGTATCTGGTGTTCGACACCGGATTGACCGGGATCTGGAAGCCCTCAAGCCTCTGAGTATCGAGGCCGAATCAAAGGATCCTCAGCTGTGGCTGACACGGGATGAGAAGAAGAGCGCGGACCAGCTATTAGACCAACTCGGTATTCAGCGATCGCAGTCGATGGTGATCGTGCAACCAGGCGCCAGGTACTGGTTTAAAGCCTGGCCTCCAGAGCGATTTGCCGAGCTGGCCGATTATCTCACGTCTCAGTGCGGTTCTCAGGTGTTGATCGGAGGTAGTGAGCAAGACATCGATCTTGCGCGACAGATTCAAGGGATGGCGAAGACCCCCCCCATCATCATGGCGGGCGGTACAACCATTAAACAGTTCGCAGCCATTGCCAAACAGTCAGTGCTTTTCGTCGGCAGCGATAGCGGCGCCATGCACATGGCCTCCGCAGTGGGTACTCCCGTAGTGGCCTTATTCGGCCCCTCGAACCCTCGCGAGTGGGGGCCACGTGGTGGTCCTGTGGAGGTACTCTACAAGGAAATCGATTGCCGCAGTTGCTTTCACCCGACCTGTACGAGGGGCGAGGAGAATTGCATGAAGTTAATCTCGGTTCCTGAGGTGGTTGCCGCTGCAGAGCGGCTTCTCCATGCCGGGAAGCTGGCTGCAGGGGTAAAGGCTGAAGGCTGA
- a CDS encoding glycosyltransferase family 4 protein — MRIGFDANPMVGDKGGVGWHSYHLLRTMLAQQGGIDFVAYAKPGAEQPDAVKEWQGVERLQWINSSKWGMGKRGSSDQLDLYHGTNFKMQTVGRYGGVVTIHDLWLDRHPEYSKKMLGQWSSSFKTRQTALRARKAITVSEFSARELVELYGLKREHIRVIPNGVSEDFAPRRDDQAMAELRKRIGLTSGHYVLFIGGADPRKNHQIFLEAAEMVRKKLGPRMLVLVGSPIHPFGNYEESARRRSLTEKVLCPGRVSTTDLQLLYSCADLFVFPSLYEGFGMPVLEAMACGAPVLTSNSTALAEVAGDAAVLADPQDARALGEAMVHTLEDEPLRASLKIKGFARAKQFSWNNAAVKTVALYRELCAEKS, encoded by the coding sequence ATGAGAATCGGTTTTGATGCCAACCCGATGGTCGGCGATAAGGGCGGGGTGGGATGGCACAGCTATCATCTCCTTCGTACCATGCTGGCTCAGCAAGGGGGAATCGACTTTGTGGCCTATGCAAAACCTGGCGCGGAGCAGCCTGACGCTGTGAAGGAATGGCAAGGCGTTGAGCGGCTCCAGTGGATAAACTCGAGCAAATGGGGGATGGGGAAGCGGGGCTCCTCCGATCAGTTGGATCTCTACCATGGAACTAATTTCAAGATGCAGACAGTCGGGCGCTATGGCGGAGTCGTGACCATTCACGATCTTTGGCTGGATCGTCATCCCGAATACTCGAAAAAGATGTTGGGACAATGGTCGTCCTCGTTCAAGACGAGACAGACCGCGCTTCGAGCCAGGAAAGCCATCACAGTGTCCGAATTTTCCGCGCGAGAGCTTGTAGAACTCTATGGGCTGAAACGTGAGCACATCAGGGTGATCCCCAACGGAGTGTCGGAGGATTTCGCTCCACGCCGGGACGATCAGGCGATGGCAGAGTTGCGGAAACGGATTGGTCTGACGTCTGGTCACTATGTTTTATTTATCGGAGGGGCAGATCCGCGCAAGAATCATCAGATCTTTCTTGAAGCAGCTGAGATGGTGCGGAAGAAATTGGGGCCACGCATGTTGGTCCTGGTCGGCTCGCCCATTCATCCGTTCGGGAATTATGAGGAGTCGGCCCGAAGGCGCAGTTTAACCGAAAAGGTACTCTGTCCCGGGCGGGTATCCACCACAGATCTACAGCTGTTGTATTCCTGTGCCGATCTGTTCGTTTTTCCCTCGTTGTACGAAGGGTTTGGAATGCCCGTGTTGGAAGCGATGGCCTGTGGGGCGCCCGTGTTGACATCCAACTCGACTGCCTTGGCTGAAGTGGCAGGGGATGCGGCAGTCTTGGCAGACCCTCAAGACGCTCGAGCGCTCGGAGAAGCGATGGTCCATACGCTTGAGGATGAGCCGCTTCGAGCCTCCTTGAAGATCAAAGGATTTGCTCGCGCCAAACAGTTTTCGTGGAACAACGCCGCGGTGAAGACTGTCGCGTTGTACCGTGAATTGTGCGCTGAAAAATCGTAA
- a CDS encoding GDP-mannose 4,6-dehydratase, with protein sequence MKRALITGITGQDGSYLSELLLKQGYEVHGVVRRVAIEDPVHRLHRILHLKDQIQFHAASLESFPSIYRVFEMVKPDECYHLAAQSFVAYSFEDEFSTLNANINGTHYVLAALRDAAPHCRFYFAASSEMFGKVAQVPQNEQTPFHPRSAYGISKVAGFHLTRNYREANGIKASSGILYNHESPRRGFEFVTRKITSHVARIKMGLAKELRLGNLEARRDWGHAREYVRAMWLMLQEDKPDDYVIATGEQHTVRQFAEVAFAYVGLDYHDYVKIDQQFMRPSEVETLLGDASKARQKLGWSYDGKFTDLVHEMVEEDLRLVGHR encoded by the coding sequence GTGAAACGGGCACTGATCACCGGAATCACAGGGCAGGACGGATCCTATTTATCGGAACTGCTCCTCAAACAAGGTTACGAAGTCCATGGAGTGGTGAGACGGGTCGCCATCGAAGATCCGGTTCACCGGCTGCACCGTATCCTGCACCTGAAAGATCAGATCCAGTTCCACGCTGCGTCGCTGGAAAGCTTCCCGAGCATTTATCGTGTGTTCGAGATGGTGAAGCCGGATGAGTGCTATCACCTGGCTGCTCAAAGTTTCGTGGCCTATTCCTTCGAGGATGAATTTTCGACGCTGAATGCCAATATTAATGGCACGCATTATGTGTTGGCCGCTTTGCGAGACGCGGCGCCTCACTGCCGATTCTACTTTGCCGCATCCAGCGAGATGTTCGGGAAAGTGGCACAGGTGCCTCAGAACGAACAGACGCCGTTCCATCCCCGTTCGGCCTATGGCATTTCCAAAGTCGCCGGTTTCCACCTGACGAGAAACTATCGAGAGGCGAATGGAATTAAAGCCTCTTCAGGAATTCTCTACAATCATGAGTCCCCCCGCCGAGGATTCGAGTTTGTGACCCGTAAGATCACGTCACATGTCGCTCGCATCAAGATGGGTTTGGCAAAAGAGCTACGACTTGGGAATCTGGAGGCGCGCCGTGACTGGGGACATGCGCGCGAATACGTGAGAGCTATGTGGCTGATGCTGCAAGAGGACAAACCGGACGACTATGTCATTGCCACGGGAGAACAACATACGGTGAGGCAGTTTGCTGAGGTCGCTTTCGCATATGTCGGCCTCGATTACCATGACTATGTCAAGATCGACCAGCAGTTTATGAGGCCGTCAGAAGTAGAAACCCTGCTGGGCGATGCCTCAAAGGCCAGGCAAAAGCTCGGCTGGTCGTACGACGGCAAGTTCACGGACTTGGTTCACGAGATGGTTGAGGAAGATCTGCGATTGGTTGGACATCGGTAA
- a CDS encoding glycosyltransferase family 4 protein has translation MGTRILYVHGIEAIGGAERDLIALLMALDRRKWESHVVCPGSGPFRDRLDAIGVPTHALTFPPWRKPLAVIQRQSAIRELSTLVTQIDPAAVHVNDIWWVPHIVRAVARCAGKPVPIVAHVRQEIEPPKVGRYELDRVDAVIAISRQIEQSLITGGVMAGRVRTLYSGIDMSQAQVAHDDGAVRQKIGIPNGAFLLGTVANLFPRKGYEVMLRALPAIACAVPTVHYVIVGSDDHNYADQLKRLAQELKIIDRVHIVGFQDPVQPFLACLDLYVHPALMEGFGIAVVEAMAMGKAVVATTTGGLPEVVAQGETGLLVPPGDAESLAAAVVTLLKDRARREHMGLCGKARARERFSLEASIVNLEQLYGEVLAR, from the coding sequence GTGGGCACGCGAATTCTGTATGTGCATGGGATTGAAGCCATCGGAGGGGCGGAGCGGGATCTCATCGCACTGCTGATGGCCCTGGATCGTCGCAAGTGGGAATCTCACGTGGTCTGCCCAGGGTCTGGCCCATTCCGAGATCGGCTTGATGCAATCGGAGTTCCCACTCATGCACTCACCTTCCCACCCTGGAGAAAACCTCTCGCAGTTATTCAGCGACAATCGGCGATCAGGGAGCTGAGTACTCTTGTCACGCAAATCGACCCGGCCGCGGTTCATGTGAACGACATCTGGTGGGTGCCCCATATTGTGAGGGCTGTCGCTCGTTGTGCAGGTAAGCCCGTGCCGATCGTTGCCCATGTGAGACAGGAGATTGAGCCGCCCAAGGTGGGACGCTATGAACTCGATAGGGTCGATGCTGTTATTGCGATCTCTCGCCAAATTGAACAGTCGTTGATTACCGGTGGGGTAATGGCGGGCCGGGTCCGAACCCTCTACAGCGGTATTGATATGTCCCAGGCACAGGTTGCGCATGATGACGGGGCGGTGAGGCAGAAGATCGGGATTCCGAACGGAGCCTTCCTCTTAGGTACTGTTGCCAATTTGTTCCCACGAAAAGGCTATGAGGTCATGCTTCGGGCTCTTCCGGCGATCGCCTGTGCGGTACCGACGGTGCACTATGTGATAGTTGGGAGTGACGACCATAACTATGCTGATCAATTAAAGCGACTCGCACAGGAATTGAAAATTATCGACCGTGTGCACATTGTCGGTTTTCAGGACCCGGTTCAACCGTTCCTGGCCTGTCTCGATCTGTATGTGCACCCGGCACTCATGGAGGGGTTTGGAATTGCGGTGGTCGAAGCAATGGCGATGGGAAAGGCTGTGGTTGCGACTACCACAGGAGGGCTTCCCGAAGTCGTGGCGCAGGGAGAAACTGGGTTGCTTGTTCCTCCGGGAGATGCCGAGTCATTGGCCGCAGCTGTGGTGACACTCTTAAAGGACCGGGCCAGGCGAGAACACATGGGGCTCTGTGGAAAGGCTCGTGCGCGGGAGCGATTTAGTCTCGAAGCATCCATTGTGAATCTGGAACAGCTCTATGGTGAGGTATTGGCAAGATGA
- a CDS encoding glycosyltransferase family 2 protein, producing the protein MPQTISCAIVVFNEERNIREALASVAWMDEIIAVDSYSSDKTVEICREFTPHVFQRKWNGFGEQKNSAIDRATSDWVFILDADERVSDDLRVEIQRVLETSTPAGPVAYSLPRKNYYYGKWIRWGGVYPDYQLRLFRRGVGRLDDSEPHNRFVFEGLHGDLTHALDHYTERTIEDHFKKFNNFTTLAARERGKTKKTVRWSDLTIRPLFTFWKYYVQRQAFRDGVRGLIISVFASMYTFVKYAKLWDTTRQAASHPDTR; encoded by the coding sequence ATGCCTCAAACGATTTCTTGCGCGATTGTCGTGTTCAATGAAGAACGAAACATTCGCGAAGCGCTCGCTTCGGTAGCATGGATGGATGAAATCATCGCAGTCGATTCCTATAGTAGCGACAAGACCGTTGAGATTTGCCGGGAGTTCACACCGCATGTTTTTCAGCGCAAGTGGAATGGTTTCGGTGAACAAAAAAACTCCGCGATCGATCGTGCCACATCAGACTGGGTATTTATTCTGGATGCCGATGAACGTGTCAGTGACGATCTCCGTGTGGAGATCCAACGTGTGTTAGAGACCTCCACCCCGGCAGGGCCTGTGGCCTATTCGCTTCCAAGAAAGAATTATTATTATGGGAAGTGGATTCGGTGGGGAGGGGTGTATCCGGATTATCAACTGAGATTGTTTCGTCGTGGCGTCGGCCGGTTAGACGATAGCGAGCCGCACAACCGGTTTGTGTTTGAGGGACTGCATGGAGATCTGACCCATGCGCTCGATCATTACACGGAACGGACGATCGAAGACCACTTCAAGAAGTTCAATAACTTTACGACATTGGCAGCGAGAGAGCGCGGGAAAACGAAAAAGACAGTTCGATGGAGTGATCTGACAATACGTCCGCTGTTTACCTTTTGGAAGTACTATGTCCAAAGGCAAGCATTTCGCGATGGAGTGCGCGGGCTCATTATCTCTGTGTTTGCCAGCATGTACACCTTTGTGAAGTATGCCAAGTTGTGGGATACCACCAGGCAGGCGGCCTCTCACCCGGACACCAGGTAG
- a CDS encoding glycosyltransferase: MKVSGFTFVRNAVKYDYPVVESIRSILPIVDEFIVNVGRCEDGTLERIRSISDPKIKIVESVWDETLRKDGLIYAQQTNIALSYCTGDWAFYIQADEVVHEDDLPVIQEAMRRQLGNPAVKGLLFRYLHFIADYRSTNPWFYHKAVRIIRHNGEVESCGDAVGFHFKPTGLYLQSGPKEWLVNLGATMFHYGWVKDPQTLLEKKREQAQKHHGDSLPFEEARRLAHERFQFEDYAMLKEFSGSHPAVMAERLRLSRRWAARRTRWLNPQFYREVLRHGFRG; this comes from the coding sequence ATGAAAGTCAGCGGATTTACATTCGTACGGAACGCGGTGAAGTACGACTATCCCGTCGTGGAGTCGATTCGTTCCATTCTGCCGATCGTCGACGAGTTTATTGTGAATGTCGGCCGGTGCGAAGACGGCACGCTTGAGCGGATTCGCTCGATCAGCGACCCGAAAATCAAAATCGTGGAGTCGGTTTGGGATGAGACGCTGCGAAAGGACGGACTGATCTACGCCCAACAGACCAACATTGCGTTGTCATACTGTACCGGTGATTGGGCGTTCTACATTCAAGCAGACGAGGTCGTGCACGAAGACGATTTGCCGGTCATCCAGGAGGCGATGCGCCGCCAGCTCGGCAACCCAGCGGTGAAGGGGCTTTTGTTCCGATACCTGCATTTCATCGCGGACTATAGGTCGACGAATCCATGGTTCTATCACAAAGCCGTGCGGATCATTCGACACAACGGTGAAGTGGAGTCTTGCGGCGATGCGGTCGGGTTTCACTTCAAACCGACCGGGCTGTACCTCCAAAGCGGCCCGAAAGAGTGGCTGGTCAATTTAGGCGCAACGATGTTCCATTACGGATGGGTGAAGGATCCTCAAACGTTGTTGGAGAAGAAGCGAGAGCAGGCCCAGAAGCATCATGGGGATAGTTTGCCGTTTGAAGAAGCCAGACGACTTGCGCATGAGCGGTTTCAGTTTGAGGACTATGCCATGTTGAAGGAATTCAGCGGATCGCACCCGGCGGTGATGGCGGAGCGTCTCCGTTTATCTAGGCGTTGGGCAGCCCGCCGCACTCGCTGGTTGAATCCCCAGTTTTATCGGGAAGTTCTTCGGCACGGGTTTCGCGGGTAA
- a CDS encoding glycosyltransferase family 2 protein — MPKLSVYVIAYNDEPNMRACLESVAGWGDELIVVDSHSTDRTAAISREFTDKVYQLDFHGFGRLRNEAVALTTHDWAFSLDSDERMTPELREEIQELLERGPDADAYFVPRKNYFLGRWIKHCGWYPDYRQPQLFRKGKFRYREELVHESFDCDGPVGYLKSPALQYPFRGIDHYVAKQDRYSNLMAKRMAEQGRQFSSHQLITHPLGAFVKMYVQRAGFLDGMPGLILSGLYGYYTCMKYAKLWELTKP, encoded by the coding sequence ATGCCTAAACTCTCGGTCTACGTGATTGCCTACAACGATGAGCCCAATATGCGGGCCTGTCTTGAGTCTGTGGCAGGTTGGGGTGATGAATTGATCGTCGTGGACTCGCACAGTACCGATCGGACCGCGGCGATCAGCCGGGAATTTACTGACAAGGTGTACCAACTTGACTTTCATGGATTCGGACGATTGCGCAACGAGGCAGTCGCGCTCACGACCCATGATTGGGCTTTCAGTCTCGACAGCGATGAGAGGATGACACCGGAGCTACGTGAAGAGATTCAGGAACTTCTTGAGCGAGGACCGGATGCGGATGCCTACTTCGTGCCACGAAAAAACTATTTCTTAGGCCGGTGGATTAAACATTGCGGCTGGTATCCCGATTATCGGCAGCCGCAGTTGTTTCGAAAGGGAAAGTTTCGGTATCGCGAAGAACTGGTCCATGAGAGTTTCGACTGCGACGGACCGGTCGGGTATCTTAAGAGTCCTGCGCTGCAGTATCCCTTCCGAGGCATCGACCACTATGTGGCGAAACAGGACCGTTACTCGAATCTGATGGCCAAGCGCATGGCGGAGCAGGGCCGGCAGTTCTCCTCCCACCAACTCATCACCCATCCGCTCGGCGCGTTTGTGAAGATGTATGTACAGCGGGCAGGTTTCCTCGACGGCATGCCAGGCTTGATTCTCTCAGGTCTCTATGGCTATTACACCTGCATGAAGTACGCGAAGCTATGGGAACTCACAAAACCATGA
- a CDS encoding glycosyltransferase family 9 protein, with translation MNVLLVRPDGIGDEILCLPVASALRRLLPEARIAFLSSEYAAPLLAHHPDLDEVRTVTGRESLGELTSLFRRAVDAVVFLKPFKRLMWAAFLARVPIRVATGYRWYSLLANRRVYEHRKDFSKHETAYNVGMLAGLGLQPGTVSPPSLVITEAERVRGQERLRSILTPRVVLHPGGFAARRWRVEHYHSLAQELHRKGVGVVLTGSQAEADMFKQQTPTAAPLPAPVLNLMGQLSVRELMAVIAESHAVVSGATGPAHIAAAFSVPNVSLFDPRRNNLPTRWQPLGKGVVLRPEVPTCEKCIYEACPYWDCLDRLTVDTVAQHVLQVVGAPSPLKVVHV, from the coding sequence ATGAATGTCCTTTTAGTCCGCCCTGATGGGATCGGCGATGAGATCCTCTGTCTTCCGGTCGCCTCCGCGCTCCGCCGCCTCCTGCCGGAAGCGCGCATTGCCTTCCTGTCCAGCGAGTATGCAGCCCCGCTTCTGGCTCACCATCCGGATCTCGACGAGGTCAGGACAGTCACGGGCCGGGAATCCCTGGGCGAGCTGACATCCTTGTTTCGCCGGGCTGTCGACGCCGTAGTGTTTCTCAAGCCGTTCAAACGGCTGATGTGGGCGGCGTTCCTGGCCCGAGTACCGATTCGAGTGGCGACAGGCTACCGCTGGTATAGTCTGTTGGCGAATCGCCGGGTCTATGAACATCGGAAAGATTTTTCCAAACATGAAACCGCCTATAATGTCGGCATGCTCGCCGGGCTGGGATTGCAACCAGGCACCGTGTCGCCACCGAGTCTTGTGATAACTGAGGCGGAACGAGTACGCGGACAGGAACGGTTGCGTAGCATACTGACACCCAGAGTCGTCCTCCATCCAGGCGGGTTCGCCGCTCGGCGCTGGCGCGTTGAACATTATCACTCACTCGCGCAAGAGTTACATCGGAAAGGAGTGGGGGTCGTGCTGACCGGAAGTCAGGCAGAAGCAGACATGTTCAAGCAGCAAACGCCCACTGCCGCGCCGCTTCCTGCACCGGTTCTGAATCTCATGGGGCAGTTGTCGGTGCGCGAGTTGATGGCTGTGATTGCGGAGAGTCACGCGGTGGTCTCAGGAGCCACTGGTCCGGCGCATATTGCCGCAGCCTTCTCAGTGCCGAATGTCAGTCTCTTCGATCCAAGACGGAACAACCTTCCGACTCGTTGGCAGCCGCTTGGCAAAGGGGTGGTCCTCCGCCCTGAAGTGCCGACGTGCGAAAAATGTATTTACGAGGCCTGCCCCTATTGGGACTGCCTCGACCGGCTGACGGTGGACACGGTTGCACAACATGTGCTCCAGGTAGTTGGAGCACCTTCGCCGTTGAAAGTAGTCCATGTCTAA
- a CDS encoding glycosyltransferase family 9 protein — protein MEDYRHILLIKPSSLGDIVHAMPTCAAIRRAYPKARLTWLVKREWASLVERIDGVDRVWPVESTAAGWLSQVSPLRAERFDLVVDLQGLFRSAAIGRLSGSPLLVGFANGREGSPWFYSKRVPVPQVEMHAVDRYLLVAKAVGAGESGAPEFHFRIPQTDHEEVERLLTRSGVTPGTSWVAMGVSARWPTKRWPVESFAEVADRLQQEESRAVVMIGGRKERADVAAVSAMMKTSAIDLTGATTVGLLPALLSKASMLITNDSGPMHIAAAVGTPVVALFGPTSAVRTGPYGVGHEVLTGKVPCSPCFSRTCHNTLPLECLKLVLPDQVLAAARAQRPLRMVPR, from the coding sequence ATGGAAGACTATCGCCATATCTTATTGATCAAGCCGAGTTCTCTTGGCGACATTGTGCATGCGATGCCGACCTGCGCGGCAATTCGCCGAGCCTATCCCAAGGCTCGACTGACCTGGCTCGTCAAGCGTGAATGGGCTAGCCTCGTCGAACGCATCGATGGGGTGGATCGGGTCTGGCCTGTGGAATCGACAGCCGCCGGGTGGCTTTCGCAGGTGTCCCCTCTGCGTGCAGAGCGATTCGATCTCGTCGTGGATCTTCAGGGGCTCTTCCGAAGCGCCGCCATCGGTCGGCTCAGCGGGTCTCCTCTGCTTGTAGGATTTGCCAATGGGCGAGAAGGGAGTCCCTGGTTCTATTCGAAACGCGTGCCGGTTCCGCAAGTGGAGATGCACGCAGTCGATCGCTATTTGCTGGTGGCCAAGGCCGTGGGAGCGGGGGAGTCCGGGGCGCCGGAGTTTCATTTCCGTATTCCGCAAACCGACCATGAGGAGGTCGAACGCCTCTTAACTCGCTCCGGCGTCACGCCTGGAACAAGCTGGGTGGCGATGGGTGTCTCTGCCAGGTGGCCGACCAAGCGGTGGCCGGTTGAATCATTCGCCGAAGTTGCAGATCGGCTGCAACAAGAAGAATCCCGTGCAGTGGTGATGATCGGTGGTCGCAAGGAACGAGCAGACGTTGCCGCGGTCAGCGCCATGATGAAAACCTCTGCCATCGATCTGACCGGAGCCACAACAGTAGGGTTGTTGCCGGCGCTCCTCAGCAAGGCGTCGATGCTGATCACGAACGATTCAGGTCCGATGCATATCGCAGCGGCGGTCGGTACGCCGGTCGTGGCTCTCTTCGGGCCGACAAGCGCGGTGCGAACGGGCCCCTATGGAGTCGGTCATGAGGTCCTGACCGGGAAGGTCCCCTGCAGCCCCTGTTTCAGTCGGACCTGCCACAATACGCTGCCCTTGGAGTGTTTGAAACTGGTGTTGCCTGACCAGGTCCTGGCGGCGGCCCGAGCGCAGAGGCCCCTTCGTATGGTTCCTCGATGA